One window of Solwaraspora sp. WMMA2056 genomic DNA carries:
- a CDS encoding dipeptide/oligopeptide/nickel ABC transporter permease/ATP-binding protein produces the protein MPAPVRTALVGLPLAGFAVVGLLAPVLAPADPAANDLSASLLPPSAAHLLGTDQLGRDQLSRLLHGARISLAVTAAVLLVSVTIGVLAGAVAGYLGGWVDRIVARVIDMAVSLPGMLVALAVIGVRGPGVENLVVAMSLWTWAPYARIARARVAGLRASPHLDALRLLGAGPVRVIGRHLLPSALAPCLVYASTDVGSIVLGVATLSFLGLGIPPPQAEWGQMLIEGRPYLASAWWLAYPPGIAITAVVFASNLLGERLAVGDERPSVLRWILPARLRVPRPRRPGPGVPATGSTETTATVTSRAAADDDVLLRVRNLSVAYPRAGGFRRAVADVSYAVRRGETLAIVGESGSGKTTSALAPFGLLDPGALVAGSARLRTGSTARELIGLTFRHRRHVNGRQVGVVFQDSLAVFDPLRSIGAHVDEAVRNAGSRGRRAAVRRISEELLRLAGLPDPATVAGQYPHQLSGGMRQRVQIAVAIAGEPELLVADEPTSALDVTVQARLLDLLGQLRDELRMAMVVVSHDLAVVTRLADAVAVMYAGRIVEYGPLDSVVRHPDHPYTRGLLDAVPRPGAAPGTRFRTMPGRSGAGPDDTSGCAFAPRCPIAVAGCGHDQPVLLPVGPVQAHRSACPRTRAAGASPPLLALGDLDGD, from the coding sequence ATGCCCGCCCCGGTACGGACGGCGCTGGTCGGCCTGCCGTTGGCCGGGTTCGCGGTCGTGGGGCTGCTCGCACCGGTGCTGGCGCCGGCCGACCCGGCGGCCAACGATCTGTCGGCCAGTCTGCTGCCGCCGTCGGCGGCCCATCTGCTCGGCACCGACCAGCTGGGCCGTGACCAGCTCAGCCGGCTCCTGCACGGTGCGCGAATCTCACTCGCCGTCACGGCGGCGGTCCTGCTGGTCTCGGTGACCATCGGGGTGCTCGCCGGCGCTGTCGCCGGATACCTGGGTGGCTGGGTCGACCGAATCGTCGCCCGGGTCATCGACATGGCGGTCTCGCTACCGGGAATGCTGGTGGCGCTGGCGGTCATCGGCGTACGTGGCCCCGGTGTGGAGAATCTCGTCGTCGCGATGTCGCTGTGGACGTGGGCCCCGTACGCGCGGATCGCCCGCGCCCGCGTCGCGGGTCTGCGGGCCAGTCCGCACCTGGACGCGCTGCGGCTGCTCGGCGCCGGCCCGGTGCGCGTCATCGGCCGTCATCTGCTTCCGAGCGCCCTCGCCCCGTGCCTGGTCTATGCCAGCACCGACGTCGGCTCCATCGTGCTCGGCGTCGCCACGCTGAGCTTCCTCGGCCTCGGCATCCCACCACCGCAGGCGGAGTGGGGACAGATGCTCATCGAAGGACGCCCCTACCTTGCCTCCGCCTGGTGGCTGGCCTACCCGCCCGGTATCGCGATCACCGCCGTCGTGTTCGCGAGCAACCTGCTCGGCGAACGGCTGGCGGTCGGCGACGAGCGCCCGTCGGTGCTGCGTTGGATACTTCCGGCCCGGCTGCGGGTGCCGCGACCCAGGCGGCCGGGGCCCGGGGTGCCCGCAACCGGCAGCACGGAGACCACGGCCACCGTCACGTCGAGGGCCGCTGCCGACGACGACGTACTGCTGCGGGTGCGGAACCTGTCCGTAGCCTATCCACGTGCCGGTGGCTTCCGGCGCGCCGTCGCCGACGTCTCCTACGCGGTACGCCGCGGCGAGACGCTGGCGATCGTCGGCGAGTCCGGCAGCGGCAAGACCACCTCGGCGTTGGCGCCGTTCGGCCTGCTGGACCCGGGCGCGCTCGTCGCCGGTTCCGCGCGGCTGCGGACCGGATCCACGGCACGTGAACTCATCGGACTCACATTTCGCCATCGCCGCCACGTCAACGGCCGCCAAGTCGGGGTGGTCTTCCAGGACAGTCTCGCCGTGTTCGATCCACTGCGCAGCATCGGTGCGCACGTCGACGAGGCGGTCCGCAACGCGGGCAGCCGAGGTCGGCGGGCTGCGGTCCGCCGGATCAGCGAGGAGCTGCTGCGCCTCGCCGGTCTGCCCGACCCGGCGACGGTCGCCGGCCAGTATCCCCACCAGCTCTCCGGCGGGATGCGGCAACGGGTCCAGATCGCCGTCGCGATCGCGGGTGAGCCGGAGCTGCTCGTCGCCGACGAACCGACCTCCGCGCTCGACGTCACCGTCCAGGCACGGCTGCTCGACCTGCTCGGGCAGCTCCGCGACGAGTTGCGCATGGCCATGGTCGTCGTCAGTCACGACCTGGCGGTGGTCACCCGGCTGGCCGACGCCGTGGCCGTGATGTACGCCGGCCGGATCGTGGAGTACGGGCCGCTCGACTCCGTGGTCCGTCATCCCGACCATCCGTACACCCGGGGTCTGCTCGACGCCGTGCCGCGTCCCGGTGCGGCACCGGGCACCCGGTTCCGCACCATGCCGGGACGCTCCGGTGCCGGGCCGGACGACACGTCAGGTTGCGCGTTCGCTCCCCGGTGTCCGATCGCCGTAGCCGGATGCGGCCATGACCAGCCGGTACTGCTGCCGGTGGGACCGGTCCAGGCGCACCGCTCGGCGTGCCCCCGTACCCGTGCGGCCGGAGCGTCGCCGCCCCTTCTGGCACTCGGCGACCTGGACGGAGACTGA
- a CDS encoding ATP-binding cassette domain-containing protein, whose protein sequence is MLEIEQLTADHPRRHGRGRQSVVEDVTLRVAASEIVGLVGESGCGKTTLARVVTGLHRPRVGSVRFEGVDVHALRGRALRAHRRQVQMVFQDPYLTLSPAQTVRQALAEPLHIHRVGNGRSRAARVDELLDLVGLGPAVGGRRPRQLSGGQQQRVAIARALALGPRLLVCDEPVTALDVSVQAKILNLLCDLRDRLGLACLFISHDLAVVRQLANRVAVMRHGRIVEQGPTGQVTGGPRHPYTRALLAATPTIDLGATDRPRRHASEPAGLS, encoded by the coding sequence ATGCTGGAGATCGAACAGCTCACCGCCGACCACCCCCGGCGGCACGGCCGGGGCCGGCAGAGTGTGGTCGAGGACGTCACGCTCCGGGTCGCCGCCAGCGAGATCGTCGGGCTCGTCGGCGAATCGGGCTGCGGCAAGACGACCCTCGCCCGCGTGGTCACCGGACTGCACCGGCCCCGGGTCGGATCGGTGCGGTTCGAGGGTGTCGACGTCCATGCCCTGCGCGGTCGCGCGCTGCGGGCACACCGACGACAGGTCCAGATGGTGTTCCAGGACCCGTACCTGACCCTCAGCCCCGCTCAGACGGTGCGCCAGGCCCTCGCCGAGCCACTGCACATCCACCGGGTCGGCAACGGCCGGTCCCGCGCCGCACGGGTGGACGAGCTGCTCGACCTCGTCGGGCTCGGTCCTGCGGTCGGCGGACGCCGGCCCCGGCAGCTGTCCGGCGGTCAGCAGCAACGGGTGGCGATCGCCCGCGCGCTGGCGCTGGGACCACGCCTGCTGGTGTGCGACGAACCCGTCACCGCGCTCGACGTATCGGTGCAGGCGAAGATCCTCAACCTGCTGTGCGATCTGCGCGACCGGCTCGGCCTGGCCTGCCTGTTCATCTCCCACGACCTCGCCGTCGTCCGGCAACTTGCCAACCGCGTCGCGGTCATGCGGCACGGCCGCATCGTCGAGCAGGGACCGACCGGGCAGGTCACCGGCGGCCCGCGCCATCCGTACACCCGGGCGCTGCTCGCGGCGACCCCCACCATCGACCTCGGCGCCACCGACCGGCCACGACGTCACGCGTCCGAGCCGGCCGGGTTGTCGTAG
- a CDS encoding class I SAM-dependent methyltransferase, with translation MTTYGPETYGERNADVYDEWHADLDPTDAVDCLADLIGHGPAGPVLELAVGTGRVTVPLAGRGIDLRGIDASEAMVARMRAKPGGDRIPVTIGDMADVDPGTDDRFAMVFVVFTTFFFLMTQEEQVRCFANVARRLLPGGLFVLECLVPDLARYQRQQSVDAHRVDHDHVRLVAVRHDPVDQRFDGQHILISNDGMRLAPVSMRYAWPSELDLMARLAGLRRRHRWGGWRREPYLGTGTHVTVYDNPAGSDA, from the coding sequence ATGACCACGTACGGACCGGAGACCTACGGTGAGCGCAACGCCGACGTCTACGACGAGTGGCACGCCGACCTCGACCCGACCGATGCCGTCGACTGCCTGGCCGACCTGATCGGGCACGGGCCGGCCGGGCCGGTCCTCGAACTGGCGGTCGGCACCGGCCGGGTCACCGTTCCGTTGGCGGGTCGCGGGATCGATCTGCGGGGCATCGACGCCTCCGAGGCGATGGTGGCCCGGATGCGGGCCAAGCCAGGCGGCGACCGGATTCCCGTCACCATCGGCGACATGGCCGACGTCGATCCCGGCACCGACGACCGGTTCGCCATGGTCTTCGTCGTCTTCACCACCTTCTTCTTCCTGATGACCCAGGAGGAGCAGGTGCGGTGCTTCGCCAACGTCGCCCGACGACTGCTGCCGGGCGGGCTGTTCGTGCTGGAGTGCCTGGTGCCCGACCTCGCCCGCTACCAGCGGCAGCAGAGCGTCGACGCCCACCGTGTCGACCACGACCACGTCCGCCTGGTCGCGGTCCGCCACGACCCCGTAGACCAGCGTTTCGACGGCCAGCACATCCTGATCAGCAACGACGGGATGCGGCTGGCCCCGGTGTCGATGCGCTACGCCTGGCCGTCCGAGCTCGACCTGATGGCCCGCCTCGCCGGTCTGCGCCGTCGGCACCGCTGGGGTGGCTGGCGCCGGGAGCCCTACCTCGGCACCGGCACCCACGTCACCGTCTACGACAACCCGGCCGGCTCGGACGCGTGA
- a CDS encoding ATP-grasp domain-containing protein gives MTIVSLEALTFGLTRLRDAAAESGHRLCLLTGDRSIYAYELDRLGPDDVTVIDVDTTDVAACAAVLDRLPDLAGLVNSTDTWMLPGATLAARYGLATLGPQVAHTLRDKAQVRTLLHRAGLSRADALRVEPTGEAVAGAVAAIGYPVIVKDSAGTSSRSVWLIRDDAERDRTAREVAEATLLGRHLVVEPYFPGPVYSAETVSWRGHTRLLGIAVHIHTPEPVRREEAVAFPVALPPAESERLATWIGEVLAAVGFTDGVAHTEFAHTPAGPEVVEINGRIAGAVIGEMMCRSLGVNVYAAVTDTALGRRPRLLDAPLSADRGYGMTFLHPPAAGRLAGWRGPERLPMFPGGPEFFPTAQPGDRIVHLADQRGCTALVMAEGPTAEIGLYHSLAAAGTVTHDMRPLH, from the coding sequence GTGACCATCGTGTCGCTGGAGGCGTTGACGTTCGGCCTCACCCGGCTGCGCGACGCCGCCGCCGAGTCCGGGCACCGGCTGTGCCTGCTCACCGGGGACCGGTCAATCTACGCGTACGAACTCGACCGGCTCGGACCCGACGACGTGACGGTGATCGACGTCGACACCACCGACGTGGCCGCCTGCGCCGCCGTGCTCGACCGGCTGCCCGACCTCGCCGGGCTGGTCAACTCCACCGACACGTGGATGCTGCCCGGTGCGACGCTGGCGGCCCGGTACGGCCTGGCCACGCTCGGCCCGCAGGTAGCCCACACTCTGCGGGACAAGGCACAGGTCCGTACCCTGCTGCACCGGGCCGGACTCAGCCGCGCCGACGCGCTCCGCGTGGAGCCCACCGGCGAGGCGGTCGCCGGGGCGGTCGCGGCGATCGGCTACCCGGTGATAGTGAAGGACTCGGCGGGCACATCGTCCCGGTCGGTGTGGCTGATCCGCGACGACGCCGAACGCGACCGGACCGCCCGCGAGGTCGCCGAAGCCACCCTGCTGGGTCGACACCTGGTGGTCGAACCGTACTTCCCGGGCCCGGTGTACAGCGCCGAGACCGTCAGCTGGCGTGGGCACACCAGACTGCTCGGGATCGCCGTGCACATTCACACCCCCGAGCCGGTCCGTCGGGAGGAGGCCGTCGCTTTTCCAGTCGCGCTCCCGCCAGCCGAGTCGGAGCGGCTGGCGACCTGGATCGGGGAGGTCCTCGCCGCCGTCGGGTTCACCGACGGCGTGGCACACACCGAGTTCGCCCACACCCCGGCCGGCCCCGAGGTCGTGGAGATCAACGGCCGGATCGCCGGGGCGGTCATCGGGGAGATGATGTGCCGGTCGCTCGGGGTGAACGTGTACGCGGCGGTGACCGACACCGCGCTCGGCCGACGGCCCCGGCTGCTCGACGCACCACTGAGTGCCGACCGTGGCTACGGCATGACGTTCCTGCATCCACCGGCGGCCGGCCGACTCGCCGGCTGGCGCGGACCCGAACGGCTACCGATGTTCCCCGGCGGCCCGGAGTTCTTCCCGACCGCCCAGCCCGGTGACCGGATCGTCCACCTCGCCGACCAACGCGGCTGCACCGCCCTGGTGATGGCCGAAGGGCCCACCGCCGAGATCGGGCTCTACCACTCGCTGGCCGCCGCCGGCACCGTCACCCACGACATGCGACCGCTGCACTGA
- a CDS encoding class I SAM-dependent methyltransferase, with translation MEWFADDGFWVDFAGALFAPHRQQEARNWVATSPLLEVAAGTRVLDLGCGPGTYAVPLAARGARVTGVDLSATMLDRADLAGEQAGVTLRLVRADMREFVERDSYDLIISMYTSFGYFTDPAQNQLVLRNAWQSLVPGGRLLLDLFSKEIFARWAGTPKVVEVSGGHLVMRDTILDDWTRFRSDWTLIRGDTARHAYFEQFVYSAAEIRTMLDTAGFTGITCFGGFAGEPYDNHAQRLIVQASRPAQASRPRQAEEAGA, from the coding sequence ATGGAGTGGTTTGCAGACGACGGGTTCTGGGTGGACTTCGCCGGCGCGTTGTTCGCCCCGCACCGTCAGCAGGAGGCCCGGAACTGGGTGGCGACCTCGCCGCTGCTGGAGGTCGCAGCCGGGACCAGAGTGCTGGACCTCGGCTGCGGTCCAGGTACCTACGCCGTGCCGCTCGCCGCACGCGGTGCCCGGGTCACCGGGGTGGACCTGAGCGCGACCATGCTGGACCGAGCCGACCTCGCCGGCGAGCAGGCCGGAGTGACGCTACGTCTGGTCCGCGCCGACATGCGGGAGTTCGTCGAGCGGGACAGCTACGACCTGATCATCAGCATGTACACCTCGTTCGGGTATTTCACCGACCCGGCCCAGAACCAGCTCGTACTGCGCAACGCCTGGCAGAGCCTGGTGCCAGGCGGGCGACTGTTGCTGGATCTGTTCAGCAAGGAGATCTTCGCCCGGTGGGCGGGCACCCCGAAGGTCGTCGAGGTGAGCGGCGGACATCTGGTCATGCGGGACACCATCCTGGACGACTGGACCCGGTTTCGTAGCGACTGGACCCTGATCCGGGGCGACACCGCCCGGCACGCGTACTTCGAACAGTTCGTCTACAGCGCCGCCGAGATCCGCACCATGCTGGACACCGCCGGATTCACCGGCATCACCTGCTTCGGCGGCTTCGCCGGTGAACCGTACGACAATCACGCGCAGCGGCTGATCGTGCAGGCGAGCCGTCCTGCGCAGGCGAGCCGTCCCCGGCAGGCCGAGGAGGCGGGGGCGTGA
- a CDS encoding pyridoxal-phosphate dependent enzyme, translating into MPSTGPSTPPPPVHLHVTDAIKTPSLIRLSDTMILARFETLKVYAALGAVRALLAAGTVRPGDTLVDSSSGIYALALAMACHRYGLRCHIVASTTVTPTIRSQLEILGATVHQMPVESDLRLDQHRRVARVRELLRANPGMHWMRQYHDPVHRLGYAELATLVRAAVPQVPLTLVASVGTGASSAGLILPIRAHDPSTRLVGVQPFGSVSFGSERFPDPDAIIAGIGSAIPFDNVHHELYDQVHWIGFRHAMAGTIALMRSHAVFAGLSTGAAYLAARWEARRHPERVHLLIGADTGHRYVDKVFARHREALDMETLEPVEIASLDELAPPWSTLPWARRAHPPSAGQDLHPAAVTGGPGTDRPATDRPATAG; encoded by the coding sequence ATGCCGTCCACGGGCCCGTCGACGCCCCCGCCGCCGGTACACCTGCACGTCACAGACGCCATCAAGACACCGAGCCTCATCCGCCTGTCGGACACCATGATCCTGGCCCGGTTCGAGACCCTGAAGGTCTACGCCGCCCTCGGCGCGGTACGGGCCCTGCTGGCGGCGGGGACCGTCCGCCCCGGCGACACCCTCGTCGACAGCTCCAGCGGAATTTACGCCCTCGCGCTGGCCATGGCCTGTCACCGGTACGGACTGCGCTGCCACATCGTCGCCTCGACCACGGTGACCCCGACCATCCGGTCGCAGTTGGAGATCCTCGGCGCCACCGTGCACCAGATGCCCGTCGAGAGCGATCTGCGACTGGACCAGCACCGACGCGTGGCGCGGGTACGGGAGCTCCTGCGCGCCAACCCCGGCATGCACTGGATGCGCCAGTACCACGACCCGGTGCACCGACTCGGCTATGCCGAACTGGCGACACTCGTCCGGGCCGCCGTACCGCAGGTCCCGCTGACCCTCGTCGCCAGCGTCGGCACCGGTGCGTCCAGCGCCGGACTGATTCTGCCGATCCGCGCCCACGACCCGTCGACCCGGCTCGTAGGTGTCCAACCGTTCGGCAGCGTCAGCTTCGGCAGTGAACGGTTTCCGGATCCGGACGCGATCATCGCCGGGATCGGCAGCGCCATCCCTTTCGACAACGTCCACCACGAACTGTACGACCAGGTGCACTGGATCGGCTTTCGCCACGCCATGGCCGGCACCATCGCGCTGATGCGGTCTCATGCGGTCTTCGCCGGCCTCTCCACCGGTGCGGCGTACCTCGCAGCGCGGTGGGAGGCCCGCCGCCACCCGGAACGGGTGCATCTGCTGATCGGAGCCGACACCGGCCATCGGTACGTCGACAAGGTCTTCGCCCGCCACCGCGAAGCCCTCGACATGGAGACGTTGGAGCCGGTGGAGATTGCCTCTCTCGACGAGCTGGCCCCGCCCTGGTCGACCTTGCCGTGGGCGCGACGCGCCCATCCGCCGTCAGCCGGCCAGGACCTGCACCCCGCCGCCGTCACCGGCGGCCCAGGAACAGACCGGCCCGCAACAGACCGGCCCGCGACGGCCGGATGA
- a CDS encoding MFS transporter, producing MAAPATPRAAAGNRPWSALRRGSFTRAQWAVLIGGFLVNVGSFSIYPYLAVLLRERMGVGMAQVGVVLGAATLVQFASAPATAAVAERVGLKRALVAALTLYSLGGAAFLAGQRFPVLTVAGLLLISGGGSLYSPAYRSYLVHEVGDEQRPRLVSAGNAAGNLGIAVGPVVGALFVHRPTVMFAAVTTVYAGVALGHVFLRRERQVADAPPVEPFRRMLHGVAVLPFVVTAVSFYVHMQFYQYLSSYAQGRMATLLFGAAMMGYSLGLVVVQPLVAERVGRMSYPAAMAIGFGALATGMAAFAVGNGPAVVCGVAAISAGSAVLFLKNDLEALAGSRRSATVAFGQQRLAVGVGSFLSGVAGGSVYGAFEQVGFLPGFWLVVAAQCVVLPVLVLTVGRWLGRRVPQQGS from the coding sequence ATGGCCGCACCGGCCACCCCCCGCGCGGCTGCGGGCAACCGCCCCTGGTCGGCGTTGCGCAGGGGTTCCTTCACCCGTGCCCAGTGGGCCGTGCTGATCGGCGGATTCCTGGTCAACGTCGGCTCGTTCTCGATCTATCCGTACCTGGCCGTGCTGCTGCGGGAACGCATGGGCGTGGGCATGGCGCAGGTCGGGGTGGTGCTCGGGGCGGCGACCCTGGTGCAGTTCGCCAGCGCCCCGGCGACCGCTGCGGTGGCCGAGCGGGTCGGTCTCAAGCGGGCCCTGGTGGCGGCCCTCACGCTGTACAGCCTCGGCGGGGCGGCGTTCCTCGCGGGACAGCGGTTCCCGGTGCTGACCGTCGCCGGCCTGTTGCTTATCTCCGGCGGCGGATCACTGTACTCGCCGGCGTACCGCAGCTATCTGGTGCACGAGGTGGGCGACGAGCAGCGGCCCCGGCTGGTGTCGGCAGGCAACGCCGCAGGCAACCTCGGTATAGCGGTGGGGCCGGTGGTGGGGGCGTTGTTCGTGCACCGGCCGACCGTGATGTTCGCGGCCGTGACGACGGTGTACGCCGGTGTGGCGCTCGGTCACGTCTTTCTCCGCCGGGAGCGGCAGGTCGCCGACGCGCCACCGGTGGAGCCGTTCCGGCGGATGCTGCACGGGGTGGCGGTGCTGCCGTTCGTCGTCACCGCCGTGTCGTTCTACGTGCACATGCAGTTCTACCAGTACCTCTCCAGTTACGCCCAGGGCCGGATGGCGACCCTGTTGTTCGGGGCGGCGATGATGGGCTATTCGCTCGGCCTGGTGGTGGTGCAGCCCCTGGTCGCCGAGCGGGTGGGGAGGATGAGCTACCCGGCGGCGATGGCCATCGGATTCGGTGCCCTGGCGACCGGGATGGCCGCGTTCGCGGTTGGCAACGGTCCGGCGGTGGTCTGCGGGGTCGCCGCGATCAGCGCCGGCAGCGCCGTGTTGTTCCTCAAGAACGACCTCGAAGCGTTGGCGGGGTCGAGAAGGTCGGCGACGGTGGCCTTCGGCCAGCAACGGCTCGCGGTGGGGGTCGGTTCGTTCCTCAGTGGCGTCGCCGGGGGCAGCGTGTACGGGGCGTTCGAACAAGTCGGGTTCCTACCCGGCTTCTGGCTGGTCGTCGCCGCCCAGTGTGTCGTCCTTCCGGTGCTGGTGCTCACTGTCGGGCGATGGCTGGGACGCCGCGTACCGCAGCAGGGTTCCTAG
- a CDS encoding enolase C-terminal domain-like protein — protein MRDKLIRMELDVRRMTLRLLTVFRSSQHSYDSTDTCLVAVVHDGVTGLGEGTPAWAHGETVEQVVAAVAEHGRDVLGPDLSDPDRVLDRVADWDGPVGARMALDGAVHDWVGRSAGVPTWQLYGVPRTMPEPTGYTIGLGSVAQTLELVANAPPVGAFKIKVRGAEDLDRLAAVRAVTDLPVRIDPNEAWDLRTAQELTPALRALDIQLVEQPFPRDAVEAYRRYRELPDRLPVFLDEGCTDVDSVRAAAGLADGVVVKLAKSGGVRATRRVMEAARQAGLSVMLSCNCESELALSQAALLAPLAERIDIDSQFLLRDPPFRGLGLDQGRIVLGDAPGLGVLPSDQHAFGGVDPSTGVGVRSDGGPAD, from the coding sequence GTGCGTGACAAGCTGATCCGCATGGAGCTCGACGTCCGTCGGATGACCCTGCGCCTGTTGACGGTGTTCCGGAGTTCACAGCACTCCTACGACTCGACGGACACCTGCCTCGTCGCCGTCGTCCACGACGGCGTCACCGGCCTGGGTGAGGGCACACCGGCCTGGGCGCACGGCGAAACCGTCGAGCAGGTCGTCGCGGCGGTCGCCGAACACGGCAGAGACGTCCTCGGCCCGGACCTGTCCGATCCGGACCGGGTCCTGGACCGGGTGGCCGACTGGGACGGACCGGTCGGCGCGCGGATGGCACTCGACGGCGCGGTGCACGACTGGGTGGGCCGGTCCGCCGGCGTGCCGACATGGCAGTTGTACGGCGTACCGCGCACCATGCCCGAGCCGACCGGGTACACGATCGGGCTCGGCAGCGTCGCGCAGACCCTGGAGCTGGTCGCGAACGCGCCGCCGGTCGGCGCGTTCAAGATCAAGGTGCGCGGCGCCGAGGACCTCGACCGGCTGGCCGCCGTCCGCGCGGTCACCGACCTGCCGGTGCGGATCGACCCCAACGAGGCGTGGGACCTGCGGACCGCGCAGGAACTGACCCCGGCCCTGCGTGCCCTCGACATCCAGCTCGTCGAGCAGCCGTTCCCGAGAGACGCGGTCGAGGCGTACCGCCGCTACCGTGAGCTGCCCGACCGGCTGCCGGTCTTCCTGGACGAGGGCTGCACCGACGTGGACAGTGTCCGGGCGGCCGCCGGCCTGGCCGACGGGGTGGTGGTCAAGTTGGCCAAGTCCGGCGGGGTCCGGGCCACCCGACGGGTGATGGAGGCCGCCCGCCAGGCGGGCCTGTCGGTGATGCTCAGCTGCAACTGCGAGTCGGAGCTAGCGCTGAGCCAGGCCGCCCTACTGGCCCCGCTGGCCGAGCGCATCGACATCGACAGCCAGTTCCTCCTGCGCGACCCCCCGTTCCGGGGGCTGGGCCTCGACCAGGGGCGGATCGTTCTCGGCGACGCCCCAGGGCTGGGCGTGCTGCCGTCCGACCAGCATGCCTTCGGCGGCGTCGACCCGTCGACCGGGGTCGGTGTCCGATCCGACGGCGGGCCGGCCGACTGA
- a CDS encoding class I SAM-dependent methyltransferase, producing MSAVYTHGHHESVLRSHRWRTAENSAAYLLPHLRPGQALLDIGAGPGTITMDLAALVAPGRVTATEVTDEALALSRAEAQARGVTTVDFTTADVHDLPFPDDAFDVVHAHQVLQHVGDPVRALAEMRRVCRPGGVVAARDSDYDRFAWHPAVPELDEWLALYQATARANGGEPDAGRRLLSWARAAGFGDVTPGASAWCYATDEDRRWWGTMWSERIVASEMARQILAAGTATPADLRRLSAGWLSWADAPDGWFAILHGEILCRP from the coding sequence ATGTCAGCTGTATACACGCACGGTCATCACGAGTCGGTGCTGCGCTCCCACCGCTGGCGTACCGCCGAGAACTCGGCCGCGTACCTGCTGCCGCACCTGCGGCCCGGCCAGGCGTTGCTCGACATCGGCGCCGGTCCCGGCACCATCACCATGGACCTCGCCGCGCTCGTCGCTCCCGGCCGGGTCACCGCCACCGAGGTCACCGACGAAGCGCTCGCCCTGTCCCGCGCCGAGGCGCAGGCCCGGGGCGTCACGACTGTCGACTTCACCACGGCCGACGTACACGATCTGCCGTTCCCCGACGACGCGTTCGACGTGGTCCACGCCCACCAGGTCCTCCAGCACGTCGGCGACCCGGTCCGCGCGCTCGCCGAGATGCGCCGCGTCTGCCGGCCCGGGGGAGTGGTCGCGGCCCGCGACAGTGACTACGACCGCTTCGCCTGGCATCCCGCCGTACCCGAGCTCGACGAATGGCTCGCGCTCTACCAGGCGACCGCCCGCGCGAACGGCGGCGAACCGGACGCCGGTCGCCGGCTGCTCTCCTGGGCGCGGGCCGCCGGGTTCGGTGACGTCACGCCCGGCGCCTCCGCCTGGTGCTACGCCACCGACGAGGACCGCCGCTGGTGGGGGACCATGTGGTCGGAGCGCATCGTCGCCTCCGAGATGGCCCGGCAGATCCTCGCCGCCGGCACCGCCACCCCCGCCGACCTGCGACGGCTCTCCGCCGGCTGGCTTAGCTGGGCCGACGCGCCCGACGGCTGGTTCGCCATCCTGCACGGCGAGATCCTCTGCCGTCCCTGA